The Phycisphaerae bacterium DNA window GTCTTCCATTCGCCTGGCCGGATGCGATGGAAAACGCCCCCGTCGTCCACGACGGGCGGCCCTTGCTGGTGCTTAACTACCGCGACGACTCGCGGGGCTGGCACGACCACTACGCCCAAGACATGTACCTGTACATTGTGGACCTCTGGACCGGCCAACGCGTCGTCGAATTCGGCCGGGGCCATTCCTGCGTCAAAGCCTTCGTCGACGGCCAGCGCCTCCACGTCTACGCCAGTGAGGCGACCAACTACGATTACTTCCAAAGCATCTATGACTTCTGGACCGAGGACCGCAAGACCTGGCATCGCCAACTGGTCCTGCGGAAGGAAGAAGGCGGCCCGCACATGTTCAACCCCTCGGTCTGCCGCGACGATCAGGGTTTTCTGATGGCCTACGTGGCCTACGCCAAGGCGCGGGATCCAGCCTCCTTCCCTTATTTCAGGTTCGCCCGATCCAGTGACCTGGTCCACTGGGAGAAGGTGCCGCAGCTCGCCTTCGCCGGGCCGTCGGGCCGACAGTACAGCAACACGCCCGCCATCCGCTACGTCGCCCCCTGGTACTACGTGATCTTCTACACGACGGTCGACGAAACCGGCCGCATGGCCGACACCTCGTCGCGCTACGTCTCGATGATGGCCCGGTCAAAGGACCTGGTGCGATGGCAGCTCAGTCCCTTGAACCCCGTCCTCCAACCCGAGTCCGGAGAAGGGATCAGCACCTCAGACGTGGAACTGATGGAGTTCGAGGGCAATACGTACCTCTTCTACGCCGCAAGCAACCAGATGGACGGGCCGGCCGGCTGGTCAGCCGTACGCATGGCGCTGCATCCGCGATCGATGAACGAATTTCTCGAAGGGTGGTTTCCTGAAGGGGCCGCCATGGAGGAAGTCCTGACCTGCCGGACATGCTGACGCTTCCGCTACGGCTCGACCCGGAACATCAGCAGGAATCTGATGACCCACGCAACGGTGAAGACGACGAACGCCGACGCCGCGATCCAGAGGCCGATCGTCGGTACGCTCGACTCCGGCCACAGGTTCTGACGGATCACCAGTTCGGCCAGCACGATCAGAAACACGAGCGTGGCCGTCCCGTAGCTGCGGATCGACTCGCCGAGCCGCCCGTAGGTCGCCTCACGGCGATCCGGAGCCAGCCAGTACTCCCGGTTCGGGATGTTGATCAGCGAAGGCGGCGCCTTGCGCAGGATAACCTCAAGCCCGGCAAAAACCACCACGCAGACCGCGACCATGAGCAGATGCAGGGCAAAGAACAACGGCTTGGCCATCGAACCGCTCGGATCGCCCGCCGCGTCGTAGGTCGAAACCACCCGGTCGAGCAACCGCGGCCAGTACCACAACGTCTGGATTACTGCCGCCGCCAGCAGCACTCCGTAAACCATGTACCGCTGTGGCATGCGTTTCCCCTTGGTGCCCGCTTCAATCGTGCTCAGCCGGCGAGGTAGGCTTGGGAGTCGTTCCGGAGGACGGCGCGTTGGGGTCCGGAAGCGTCCAGCCCTGCAGCCCGAAGTCCCACCGGTCGAGCTGTTCCATCAGGAATCGCGGGCTCTGCATCTGCCAGAGCTCAAGCCGCTTCTGCGGATACTTGACGTTCTTGAGCTCCAGATACCGGTCGTACTCCTGCTGAATCCGGTACGCGTAGTTCGCGTTCGACCAGCGCAGGTGAACGCTGCCGGCCGCGATCGCCGCCAGACCCACGATCATCACCACGACCCGAAACAGAGTCATCCGATCTCCTCGTCGCCGCCGACCCAGACCGCCCTTATCATAAACTCACGCCCGCCCTGGCGTCCAGAGCGGGCGTGAAAGACACGTGGTAGGAACGGCTGCGCCCGACCGACGCCCCGTCCTCTTTGGGTCGTACTACTCAATGGCCGAAGTCCCTCCCGCCGCTAACCCATCTATCGCAGTGGGCAACAACCGGATCTTCTGACCGCTCTGCAAAAGGTGTGGATTCTCGATGAGGTCGCGGTTGGCCTTGTACAACTCGTGCCACGCGCCTTCATTGCCGTAGATCTTCCTGGCGATCTTGGCCAGCGTATCGTTGGACTGCACCGTGTACCATCCCCCCGAACCCGCCTTGGCCGGAGCTCGCGAAGCCGAGTCGAGCGAGGCACGCCCGATCGGGCTGCCAGACACCTCGACCAGCACCGGCCTTTCGCCCTGGTCCGGCTGCTCCTTGCGGACGACCACCACCGGCGCCTCCGCGCTCGGCGGCGCCGCCGGCAGCTTGACCGTCTCGCCGACCTGAAGCTTCTCGGGTTTGCTGATCCCGTTGACTTCCATCACCACCTTCAGCATCCGGTACGCCCGGCCGGGATAGTACTTGCGGCAGATCGCCGCCAGCGTCTCGCCGGACTCGACGGTATGGGAGCCGATCGTCGCCGCTTGGGCCGTCTCAGCCGGCGGGTCGATTGTCTGGACCACCGTCACCGGCGCGACTTCCGAGGTGTTCTGGGCGACCTCGACCGTCACCGGCTCGGCCGTCGCCGGTTCAGCCGGAGGATTGGACGCGGGGATCTGGACCATCGGCCGCGTCGGCTTCGAGTCCAGCAGCTTCTTGAGCGCCGGCGAGAGTTCCTGCGCCGTCTCCGTGGCGGGCTCGGCGGACGCCGGACGCGCCGGCTCGGTCCGTTCCACCGTCACCTCCGTCGGTTCGACCGACGGCTGGCCCGCCTCGCCTATCTCGGCAGCGGCCGGGGCCGCGGGTCGGTTCTCGACGGCGGGCTCGTTGCGGACCAGGCGGAAGGGGGCCTGCGG harbors:
- a CDS encoding LysM peptidoglycan-binding domain-containing protein, with protein sequence MTRETKIGLLVGLAFIILFGIILSEKGTGRNPTGTTPMAALDPVVELVAPVEPQAPFRLVRNEPAVENRPAAPAAAEIGEAGQPSVEPTEVTVERTEPARPASAEPATETAQELSPALKKLLDSKPTRPMVQIPASNPPAEPATAEPVTVEVAQNTSEVAPVTVVQTIDPPAETAQAATIGSHTVESGETLAAICRKYYPGRAYRMLKVVMEVNGISKPEKLQVGETVKLPAAPPSAEAPVVVVRKEQPDQGERPVLVEVSGSPIGRASLDSASRAPAKAGSGGWYTVQSNDTLAKIARKIYGNEGAWHELYKANRDLIENPHLLQSGQKIRLLPTAIDGLAAGGTSAIE